In Polaribacter sp. Hel_I_88, the following proteins share a genomic window:
- a CDS encoding G8 domain-containing protein yields the protein MKKILSVFTILLTAFLVVSFTNPSEKKELITAKFYSASNSLVAIQAIADGNWNDAAIWSTKQIPTSVDDVIIPASIRVTLSGTINARTIGVYGTLSPQNLITDFDLTTKGIMVHSGGLLQIGSETNNYTGNGLITLTGSNPNEVLMGNALMGAKLIGVMTNARLELHGTSRKTWTQLNATAEKGAITITLKESINWKVGDEIVIASTDFDPHQAEKRTITAINGLVLKLNTPLEFMHFGVEQIYNNGKKDLILDERAEVGLLTHNLKIQGDSSSETNGFGGHIMSMPNSISKASNIELYRMGQKSQIGKYPWHWHLLGDADGQYIKNAGIHTSFNRVIVVHGTNNTVVEGNVGYDFLGHGYFLENGSETGNLFKNNLGVLCKRPKEGEETTPHDLGIGSGRGAHPEAFPSTFWITNPNNHFIGNVSAGSDGSGFWHLILDDVLDGPESDYVPGIQPMGIFDDNKAHSNLFSWGVDGGIDRDSDEIVTGHYRPRNADGSQFVPIINRFDGYKSVDRNVWIRANTMDFYDCDFGDNGRADFFSYNQTLYNSLIVGKSANIGNPQSTSELQAGRSLPYPNQALNNFGNAFRGHSIYDGPSGIVDTHFDGFNSNGANSYCFQINGASRKSTNHFARGITYGPDVEEDSKFDFDHISYFSYMYLSGLIDEDGSVTGVAGTNVRPIIIKNPRENHLYEKGANTQMTDAIEVPEWGAWLTKNKTYNYFKDIDFTNKDDDTGFTPRYFITEYPDKSSHAVYNSQTQQLYFDAPVITNDLDYTYYFQYHKLPTYMSASLDGALTNSESVIVAYPNIPGIAYGGNATRVNSLAQLKASASQAYLIKDNTFYFKHISNQERSDFFQRQFGSDYKHESRATFICIAGNCFDSSGWGNIINKVTLIDYSVRSFDFGSIETNDDSRDIATTTDNLNVPNFTYNNRKVNFSIENNGNGINGYTDYAINLVSRQVWEEFNTLGINYTGPNVEVLVGSENGTHFSVGTYSSSDIANVRIGQDNHFDKFTNVNKLILRFHEKYIGDINTASSANITIDGINLGIDIPDNFSVSSTFVNQDSDGDGILDADEINGCRNQNSASDFALEFNSDSTLFDGYEVDSIDNLEENDGVLKGTSIGGDPKIIKPSFLALEGDDINTLTFRYKADRANTRIQLFWSTSDDAGFASSRTIFENYTGNGDWQEIVLDLSNDTEWKGKTITGLRIDPTNNANTTFEIDYLRANNAIDPSQCEADNDKDGLNNKEEEDLCRNIDSASDFALEFNGDDIFNGYNLDFITDIEETNGVLKGTSNSADPKITNTNFVSLSGSQISDLTIRMKANINSTKFQLFWINEDGGISSTRTSSVDYTGNGDWQELKLNLSSNSNWQGKTIKGFRIDPTNDNNVSFEIDWIRAQNASDPTTSCNTASSTKYFPLSDKVQLYPNPVSSNNFVYFKGLESYNDVKILVYDITGKKINILNNSRNHSFQLLNTKTGIYFVKFIIDNEYIITKKLINSSFK from the coding sequence ATGAAAAAAATACTATCCGTTTTTACAATTTTATTAACTGCCTTTTTAGTAGTCTCTTTTACAAATCCTTCAGAAAAAAAAGAGCTTATTACTGCCAAATTTTATTCTGCATCAAATTCATTAGTAGCAATTCAAGCTATTGCAGATGGAAATTGGAATGATGCAGCAATTTGGAGTACAAAGCAAATACCAACAAGTGTAGATGATGTAATTATTCCTGCTAGTATTAGAGTTACTTTATCAGGAACAATTAATGCCAGAACAATTGGTGTATATGGAACTTTAAGTCCACAAAACTTAATAACCGATTTCGATTTAACTACAAAAGGAATCATGGTTCATTCTGGAGGTTTGTTACAAATTGGTAGTGAAACAAACAACTATACAGGAAATGGTTTAATTACTTTAACGGGTTCAAATCCTAATGAAGTTTTAATGGGCAATGCACTTATGGGTGCTAAATTAATTGGTGTAATGACCAATGCAAGGTTAGAATTGCATGGAACATCAAGAAAAACTTGGACACAATTAAACGCAACTGCAGAAAAAGGCGCAATTACCATTACTTTAAAAGAATCTATAAATTGGAAGGTTGGTGATGAAATTGTTATTGCTTCAACAGATTTTGATCCTCATCAAGCAGAAAAAAGAACCATTACTGCTATAAATGGTTTAGTTTTAAAATTGAATACTCCTTTAGAATTTATGCACTTTGGAGTTGAACAAATCTATAACAATGGTAAAAAAGATTTAATTTTAGATGAAAGAGCAGAAGTAGGTTTATTAACACATAATTTAAAAATACAAGGAGATAGTTCTAGCGAAACTAATGGTTTTGGTGGGCACATTATGTCGATGCCAAATTCAATTTCTAAAGCTTCTAATATTGAATTGTATAGAATGGGACAAAAGTCTCAAATTGGTAAATATCCTTGGCACTGGCATTTATTAGGAGATGCAGATGGTCAGTATATTAAAAATGCAGGAATTCATACATCTTTTAATAGAGTAATCGTAGTTCATGGAACAAACAATACAGTTGTAGAAGGCAATGTTGGTTATGATTTTTTGGGACATGGTTATTTTTTAGAAAACGGTAGTGAAACAGGAAATTTATTCAAAAATAATTTAGGTGTATTATGTAAAAGACCTAAAGAAGGAGAAGAAACAACTCCTCACGATTTAGGAATTGGTTCTGGAAGAGGAGCACATCCAGAGGCTTTTCCATCAACTTTTTGGATTACAAATCCTAACAACCATTTTATAGGCAACGTTTCTGCAGGTTCAGATGGTTCTGGCTTTTGGCATTTAATTTTAGATGATGTTTTAGACGGCCCTGAATCTGATTACGTACCTGGTATACAACCAATGGGAATTTTTGATGATAACAAAGCACATTCAAACCTGTTTAGTTGGGGTGTTGATGGTGGAATAGACAGAGATTCAGACGAAATTGTTACTGGTCATTACAGACCTAGAAATGCTGACGGAAGTCAGTTTGTACCAATTATTAATCGTTTTGACGGCTACAAATCTGTAGATAGAAATGTTTGGATAAGAGCCAACACAATGGATTTTTACGATTGTGATTTTGGTGATAATGGAAGAGCCGATTTCTTTTCTTACAACCAAACTTTATACAATTCTTTAATTGTTGGTAAATCTGCAAATATTGGAAATCCGCAATCTACAAGTGAACTACAAGCTGGTAGATCTTTACCTTATCCAAATCAAGCTTTAAATAATTTTGGAAATGCGTTTAGAGGACATAGTATTTATGATGGCCCATCAGGAATTGTAGATACACATTTTGACGGGTTTAATTCAAATGGCGCAAACTCATATTGTTTTCAAATAAATGGAGCTTCAAGAAAGTCTACCAATCACTTTGCTAGAGGAATTACTTATGGACCTGACGTAGAAGAAGATTCAAAGTTCGATTTTGATCATATTTCTTATTTTAGTTATATGTATTTAAGTGGTTTAATAGATGAAGATGGAAGTGTAACAGGTGTTGCAGGAACAAATGTAAGACCAATAATTATAAAAAATCCAAGAGAAAATCATTTGTATGAAAAAGGTGCAAATACTCAAATGACAGATGCAATCGAGGTACCTGAATGGGGTGCTTGGTTAACAAAAAATAAAACTTACAATTATTTTAAAGATATCGACTTTACAAATAAAGATGATGATACTGGGTTTACACCAAGATATTTTATTACAGAATACCCAGACAAATCTAGTCATGCTGTTTATAATTCACAAACACAACAATTATATTTTGATGCACCCGTAATTACAAACGATTTAGATTACACGTATTATTTTCAATATCATAAATTACCAACATATATGAGTGCTTCTTTAGATGGTGCTTTAACAAATTCTGAAAGTGTAATTGTTGCATATCCAAATATTCCTGGCATTGCTTATGGTGGAAATGCTACAAGAGTAAATAGTCTTGCACAATTAAAAGCGAGTGCATCTCAAGCATATCTTATTAAAGACAACACTTTTTATTTCAAACATATCAGTAATCAAGAAAGAAGCGATTTTTTTCAAAGACAATTTGGTTCTGATTATAAGCATGAGAGCAGAGCTACTTTTATTTGTATTGCAGGAAATTGTTTTGATAGTTCTGGTTGGGGAAACATTATCAATAAAGTAACACTTATAGATTATAGTGTGCGTTCTTTTGATTTTGGATCTATAGAAACAAATGATGATTCTAGAGATATTGCAACTACAACAGACAATTTAAACGTCCCAAATTTCACGTACAATAACAGAAAAGTAAATTTTTCAATAGAAAATAATGGTAATGGAATTAATGGTTATACAGATTATGCAATTAATTTAGTATCAAGACAAGTTTGGGAAGAATTTAATACGTTAGGTATCAACTATACTGGACCAAATGTTGAGGTTTTAGTAGGAAGTGAAAACGGAACTCATTTTAGTGTTGGAACGTACTCTTCATCAGACATTGCGAATGTTAGAATTGGGCAAGACAATCATTTTGATAAATTTACAAACGTAAATAAATTAATATTGCGTTTTCATGAAAAATATATTGGAGATATTAATACTGCTTCTTCAGCTAATATTACTATTGATGGTATAAATTTAGGAATCGATATTCCAGATAATTTTAGTGTTTCATCAACATTTGTAAATCAAGATTCAGATGGAGATGGTATTTTAGATGCTGATGAAATAAACGGTTGTAGAAATCAAAATTCCGCTTCTGATTTTGCATTAGAATTTAATAGTGATAGCACTCTTTTTGATGGTTATGAAGTTGATTCTATAGATAATTTAGAAGAGAATGATGGTGTTCTAAAAGGGACTTCGATTGGTGGAGATCCTAAAATCATTAAACCAAGCTTTTTAGCGTTAGAAGGCGATGATATAAATACATTAACTTTTAGATATAAAGCAGATAGAGCCAATACCAGAATTCAGCTTTTTTGGTCTACATCAGATGATGCAGGCTTTGCATCCTCAAGAACTATTTTTGAAAACTATACAGGAAATGGAGATTGGCAAGAAATAGTTTTAGACTTATCAAATGATACAGAATGGAAAGGAAAAACAATTACAGGTTTAAGAATAGACCCAACAAATAATGCAAATACTACATTCGAAATAGATTATCTAAGAGCAAATAATGCTATTGACCCTTCACAGTGTGAAGCTGATAATGATAAGGATGGTTTAAATAATAAAGAAGAAGAAGATTTATGTAGGAATATTGATTCTGCTTCAGATTTTGCCTTAGAGTTTAATGGTGATGATATTTTTAACGGATATAATTTAGATTTTATAACCGATATTGAAGAAACAAATGGCGTTTTAAAAGGAACAAGTAACTCAGCAGATCCAAAAATTACAAACACAAATTTTGTTTCACTTTCTGGTTCCCAAATTTCTGATTTAACCATTAGAATGAAAGCTAATATTAATTCCACAAAGTTTCAATTATTTTGGATAAATGAAGATGGTGGAATTTCATCTACAAGAACAAGTAGTGTAGATTATACAGGAAATGGAGATTGGCAAGAATTAAAATTAAATCTATCTTCAAACAGCAATTGGCAGGGGAAAACAATAAAAGGTTTTAGAATAGACCCAACAAATGATAACAATGTAAGTTTTGAGATTGATTGGATTAGAGCTCAAAATGCTTCAGATCCAACAACTTCTTGTAATACAGCGTCCTCTACAAAATATTTTCCTTTAAGTGATAAAGTTCAATTATATCCAAACCCAGTTTCATCAAATAATTTTGTTTATTTTAAGGGTTTAGAATCTTATAATGATGTAAAAATTCTAGTGTATGATATTACAGGAAAAAAAATTAATATTTTAAACAATAGTAGAAATCATTCTTTTCAACTTTTAAATACTAAAACAGGTATTTATTTTGTAAAGTTTATTATTGATAATGAATATATTATCACAAAAAAATTAATTAATAGTTCATTTAAATAA